A region of the Planktothrix tepida PCC 9214 genome:
TCGTTGTAATGGTAAGGGTAGCAGTCGAATCAAAGTTGGGACAGCGACGATGGGTTCGCCTTGGGTCAATTCGGGTTGCTGGTACACATCAATTACTTCTAAATCATAATGATCTTTTAAGTAAGTTTCACAAATGTACTTGATGGTTTTTAAAGCAAGAATTGACTTGAAATTAGTTCCCGCAATATATAAACGAAAGCTGTAAAAATTTTCCCCTCTTAGTTGCTGAAATTCCGGTTTAGATTGCAGACAATGAGATTTCATGATCTTTTCCTTGTGTATTGAATTAAAGATTTTTCCATTCTTCCCCTTTCCATAGCTCTAACCCCACTAAGACTTTTTCAGGATTGGATAAATCTCCAATAACTTGCTTTAAGGGTCGAGGAATGGTGCGAACTAATGTAGGAAGGGCAAAAATTTTATCTTGCTGGGCGAGTTGCGGATTTTCTAACAAATCGATAATTTCAATTTGATATTGACCCTGGAGATACTGCTCACAAATTTTTTTCAAATTGGTGAACGCTGTAATCGCTTTAGGTGTTTGTCCAGCAACATATAAACGAAGTTCCCATAATTTGGGTTCATCGGGTTCCAAGTTTTCTTGATTATCCATGATGTGGTGGCTTCTCTCAGTTTAATGACATAAACTGTCATTGCAAGTGTCGCTAAATACATTCTAATCACAAAATACTCAACTGGATGATTTATACAGGTTAATGACGGTAAAATCAACTGGGTTTACTGAACGGGTAGAAAGCAACCAGAGGGTTGATCAATGATAGTAATTTAGACGTAAACTCAAGTTTGATTAACCAGTAGTAGCTGAAATATAATGTAGACTCAATTAAAACATTATTGTTGCCATTCACTCTGTAGCCACAGATAACCTTTTGACCGTTGAATCACAACGAACGATAATTCCTTGAGTCCGGGGTGAAAAGGTTTTTTGCTTGGGTAAAGTGAGTTGTAATACATTTCCCTGAAATTCTGCTGTTACGGTTTCGGGATGCACCGCATAAGGTAAAGGAATCAAACTTTGAAATTCTTGGGCTGGATAGGTAAAATCACAATAACCCAAAATTTGTACCTGTTCAATCTTTTCTCCCGCTAAAAAAACCGTTTCGGATGTTACCCGAATTTGCAAATCTTCGGGTTGAAAACAGGGAATTGAGATGTTTAAAAGAAGATGGGTTGACGTTTCCAGCATTTGGACATCCCGAATCGGTGTTGTTCCCTCCTGAGCGACCCAAATGGTGAGGGGGGGATTGGTTGAAATCGGGTTATCGGTGAGAAACTGTATCCGTTGATACAAATTTCCCAGAAACTGCCAAATTTTTAAATTCTCGAAAATCATGGATTGCTTCTGCTAAAGTTTCCTGATAAATTCCCGCGCTCAAAGTGAACAGGTGTTCATTTGATTGCTTTTATGAATAACTTAGCAAGGAAATTTGAAGAAAATTTGAAGTTGAGTTTTGATTTCTTAAGATTTTTCTCATTACGAATTACAAATTGGGAAAGGGTTTGGTGGATTTAGTACAGACCCTTCTGAACACAGTCAGTTATCCCGTCAGGCTATGGCCACTCTTGCTTTTGGCCCGTTTGTATAACTGTAATGTGTAGTGCTATAGCCGACTAAAATCGCCAAAATTATTTGATTTCAACGTTCATCGATTACAAAGTAGGTTGCAAACGACGCCAAATTTCGGTGCTTAGGGCTTCGGCTCCCATGTCCTTACTTAGATATTGGGAAGCCCCCACCGCAAATGCTTGGACAATTCTACTTTCTTCAGTATAAGCTGAAAAAAAGATGATGGGAAGATGTCGCCATCGTTGATCAGTGCGTACCGCTTGGCAGAGATCTAAACCATTAAAACCCGACATTTCCCAATCTAATATTAATAAATCGGGATGACAATCTAATAGCACCTCCCAAAAAGCTTCCGGGTTTTCTAGGGTTGTAACGTTTATACCCATTGCATTTAACAAGTTACTCATATAGCTCAAAAGAGCCGGATCATCATCCACAACTAAAACCCGATTTCCCCTTCCCCGTCGAGACCAGGAGAGTACCTCTGTCACAGCTTTTAAAATTTCATAAGCCGGTAAAGGTTTAGATAAAAATGTCTTTACACCTAAACGAGCAACCGTAACACGAGCCTTTAAACTTTGCCGTCCAGTTAAAGTAATCACTGGGATTTGAGGAATCCGACGGCTGAGTTCTGCTAATAACGTTAAACCACTTTCTTGAGGATTAGGAAAGGTTAAATCGAGTAAAATAATATTAGGAGGATTTTGACTAATCATTTTACGAGCAACGGAAAGATCCGTCGCAATTTCAACTCGCAACCCCCAAGCATTGGCTTCAACTCGAATTTGTTCTGCTAACATTAAGTCATCATCAACAATTAAAATCAAGGGAGAATAAGCAACGGGTTCTGAAGATAAAGGAATTAATAACGTTTCTCGACTAGCTTCCAAACTCAGGGTTGCGACTAAATCAGAAATTAATTGACTGTCTTTAATATCTAGTTGAGGATGTTCTAAAAGATGTTCAAGTTCTCGCGCCACTTTTGATCCTTCCTGCAACCCAAAAAGTCCCAATGATCCCGAT
Encoded here:
- a CDS encoding circadian clock KaiB family protein, whose protein sequence is MDNQENLEPDEPKLWELRLYVAGQTPKAITAFTNLKKICEQYLQGQYQIEIIDLLENPQLAQQDKIFALPTLVRTIPRPLKQVIGDLSNPEKVLVGLELWKGEEWKNL
- a CDS encoding Hsp20/alpha crystallin family protein, which encodes MIFENLKIWQFLGNLYQRIQFLTDNPISTNPPLTIWVAQEGTTPIRDVQMLETSTHLLLNISIPCFQPEDLQIRVTSETVFLAGEKIEQVQILGYCDFTYPAQEFQSLIPLPYAVHPETVTAEFQGNVLQLTLPKQKTFSPRTQGIIVRCDSTVKRLSVATE
- a CDS encoding circadian clock KaiB family protein; this translates as MKSHCLQSKPEFQQLRGENFYSFRLYIAGTNFKSILALKTIKYICETYLKDHYDLEVIDVYQQPELTQGEPIVAVPTLIRLLPLPLQRIIGDLSQTERILMALNLSF
- a CDS encoding response regulator; its protein translation is MKILLVEDDPLTSAALCEILLGHQYTINTATDGLTTLELAESFTYDLILLDICIPKLDGISVCKQLRIKGYQSPILLLTARDSSTDRVMGLDAGADDYVVKPFDPDELMARVRALLRRGKSVSSAVMTWENLYFDPINNEVKCEDQLIHLTSKEYCLLELFLLNPKRIFSRKAILDRLWDFAESPGEETVSTHIKCLRRKLKAAGSADLIETVHGLGYRLREPSNPAESKVMVSPTDSRQQIREKTAQVWQSFKVKVKEQIAILEQVASTLVERKLTPELQEQALQEAHKLSGSLGLFGLQEGSKVARELEHLLEHPQLDIKDSQLISDLVATLSLEASRETLLIPLSSEPVAYSPLILIVDDDLMLAEQIRVEANAWGLRVEIATDLSVARKMISQNPPNIILLDLTFPNPQESGLTLLAELSRRIPQIPVITLTGRQSLKARVTVARLGVKTFLSKPLPAYEILKAVTEVLSWSRRGRGNRVLVVDDDPALLSYMSNLLNAMGINVTTLENPEAFWEVLLDCHPDLLILDWEMSGFNGLDLCQAVRTDQRWRHLPIIFFSAYTEESRIVQAFAVGASQYLSKDMGAEALSTEIWRRLQPTL